The segment atatatatatatcacaccaCTAAGATGCAACAATATTGAGTTTGCCAAGTAAAGAACTCAATGAAAATATTACTTTTCTATGCCCCTTTTTGTTGTAGTAAGTGTTCAAAAGCCTCCAACATAGTTTCTACCACATTCCTTCATTGATTATAGATGTAGAATGGAAACATGGTTTGAAGTCATTTTTTGAATGCTTTCAGTTTtgacctattttttatttaataatttaaaaaaatggatgtGGTTTCACATGTATCTACAACATGAATATTTGAGTACTACAGTTAATTTAAATACAAATCCCATTTaggatttacattttccttaaaaagattcaaaattttttaaagggatatgttaaaagaatgaaagaatacAAGGACAAGATGTCCCTCAAAAAGAGACAGCAGCACTATAAtaaattggaaaatgaaaagaaaaaaaaaaaaggaggggggATAAAAAGTACGAGGTCGACAGCCCCTTCAAGTCAAGGAGGATCAAATTGCCCTCTACATTTTTGTGGTCATTCTATTCCTCAATTCTCCTATTTACACTTTTTTCACAAGTAAATACATTGCTGATAAAAGCAATTTCATCTTACTTAATTCAACTGATCTTGCTTCATGGCCTTCCTAGTAACCAAGTTAGATaccaaaattaaatataaatatattttcttgttgTTCAGGTCATTATGATGACCAAAGATGTAAACGAAattcaaaaaggaaagaagttgaaaaatatttctagtaCAGAAACACCAATAGATGCATATATCAAAAGTGCGTATATGCCTTAATTAAAAATCTTTATGCAATATTTCCTCCAAAATGTCATTGCCATCAAACAGAAGAAAGCATTGCTaaggggaaaaagaaatgaaaaagatgtTTCTACTTCTCAGGCAAACAGCTCTATAAGGGAGTTGGAGATCCAAACCTACCTGTATTTCTGAAAGTATGCATCCATGCAATGCCATAACCATGAATGCACAATGCCTCAGTGCCCCGCTTAGTTTGATGTAATTCTTCCAAGGATATTTAAGCATTTTGTAAGGACCATGAGGTGGCTCCCAGATGGCAAAGCTCACCTGCACATATAAGTATAAATGAAACacaacacttaatttttttcaactaaTAAGTTCGACTTGCTAAATGATGGCAACAAAAGACTTACCAAAGCTTCCTCTTTACTTGTAGATTCAACAGCTGATCTATACCCCGCATAAAGTGGATCGTCTGAAGCTTGGTAAGTAAGGATCTTGGAAGGAACCCTCTCATATTCAACACAATTGAGGTACCCATTGACACAACCTAAATAGAAGCTTAGGGAAATTAGTGAAGCATGAAAAATAAAGATGGAAAGACAGAAGTTCTTAAAGCAATTTTAAAGTTGTGCTAGTTAAAATCTTTCCACAATTTAATGGAgagttaataaataaaatttcatccaAACCTTCCAGGGAATTAGCAACACCCATGAAATTCTTCGCTACCAAGTTGTGCAGATCCTCACCAGCCCAGATGGGATAGATGCATATATTTACAAGCAAACATACCCCAGCACCCAAGGCAATGAGCAAGAATCGAGTAATGGCTGTTTCGATAAATTCTCTTGTCCTATACCCAGATACCATTATGAAACAATATGTCAACGTGAAAACTCGGAACCCATATTCATATGCCTTCATTGTTGGGTACAGCTTTGCATAAGTTGCACAAAATCCTAGCAACCAAAGAATACATAATAAAGAGAAATTCAAAATAAGGaggcagaaaaaaaaatagcagaCACCTGATTTCCTCACCACATAATCCTAGAAACCAAAGAATATGTAATAAAGAGAGATTCAAAATAAGGaggcagaaaaaaaaattggcagaCACCTAATTTCCTAACCGCATAATCCTAGCAACCAAAGAATATGTCATAAAGAGAAATTCAAAATCAGGAGGTAGAAAAAATACGGCAGACACCTAATTTCCCAACAGcataatcattaaaaataataccgATAACAAAAACAAACCTATGATAAAAATACTGATAATAATGACAACTTCTTCCCAGTTTCCAGCCAATGTAGACAACTCAGCCATGGCTAGAGCAAGGCCTCCCGCAGAGAACGTTCCCAACCCACGGTTAAATCCTTTGCTTAGGGTCGCTCCTACAAAAGATCATAGCCAATAAagacaagaaattaaaaacataaatatgacAAATGGACAATCATTACAAAAATGTTATCATAGAAAACTTAGAATAGCTACAAAAGATGGAAAATTATGAGACAGATGGATGCCAACCGAAAAGGATATAACAAAAATTCATTCCAATATGAAATAGCCAGTGAAGACAAGACATTACACAGTTGAGTAGAGGGTGGTTTCATAATGAAGACATGCGTAAGCTGAAAGCAAGGATGATACTACAAGGAAATTTTCCACTAAAATtatatggtttttgaaaaaaaaaaaaaaagaaaaagaaaagaaaaggaattatTACAAAAACAGAATTCATCCATCCACTATGAATATCACTACACAGTATTTATGCAgcatttgcttttattttgtaTCAATTGAAGAGCGGATTAGGTTAGAGGCTTAAGAAGAACAACATTCTCAAGATGCCAAGTTtcgattttcctttcttttctgcGATTTTgcaaaaatagataaattttcAGTCCTTTAATTCCACctccacccccacccccaccccacaaaaaagaaaaaacaaacaaacaaacagtaCATAAACAACCATTTAAGAATCTTCCCACAAAAAAgatcaaagaaacaaaacagAGAAGTTGAATAACCTAAACagaaacaagagaaagaaaaaaaatattacctaTACTGAATTCAAAGACGACCACAACAGTAAGAATGGCCCAAACAGAGTACCGACCCAGATCCTTCACGGGCTCTTTCAAGAAAATCAACAACGTTATAAGCATCAAAGCCAGACCCATTTTCGCAGAAAAGACAATTTTCCGAGGATCGGACAGACCCATTTCCCATCCTTTGGCGGCAACATCTTTCGTGGTCTTCCACCAATTCGCAAATTTGTCGCGAATCGATCGGAAAGAACACCACCTGGGTGTTGCATCTTCATTTTCCTCTAAATGGACGAACCCTAGCTCTGAATACCCCTTGCATGATAACAATCTGTCTCTCTCCCTCTTCTCTGCAAAAGTGTGTCTGAACGACCCAAGTTTCGCGGGCATTTCTAGAGGGaaaaggataaaagaaaaaaataaaaattgaacgAGGTAGGATACGAGCGGGAGCAAATGATCTATCGGTTATTGAATCCaaattctagagagagaaactgGGAATTTGGAGCCAGAAAATCACAGAACTCAATCAACCAACAGCAGTTTTAACATGAAATATGgagatttaaaaagaaaaaaaaaacatacgcTTAAAGCCTAAAACTGAAGGGAAGAGAAAATAGTTCAAAATAGTTATACAGAGAAAAGTtaaggagcaaaaaaaaaaaatttttttttaaatcagaggtttagagagagaaaatcatGATGGgtttagaaagagagaaaaaaatcatgtaCTGGTTTGGAGAAATCTGCAAGTACAGAGCTTTTGGATCTCagaatagaaaattgaaaaacactGAATATGAGGGGAGTTGGTTAGCCACCTAGCCCGGCCcacaaaacggcgtcgttttggacCAAGCATCCAATCCACGGAAAGATGTACATGTGAACCGAAGTGGGACCCACCAACAAATTGCAAAAGCAATCTTTGATTTCGACGGTGGATCGT is part of the Vitis riparia cultivar Riparia Gloire de Montpellier isolate 1030 chromosome 17, EGFV_Vit.rip_1.0, whole genome shotgun sequence genome and harbors:
- the LOC117904806 gene encoding aluminum-activated malate transporter 9-like, producing MPAKLGSFRHTFAEKRERDRLLSCKGYSELGFVHLEENEDATPRWCSFRSIRDKFANWWKTTKDVAAKGWEMGLSDPRKIVFSAKMGLALMLITLLIFLKEPVKDLGRYSVWAILTVVVVFEFSIGATLSKGFNRGLGTFSAGGLALAMAELSTLAGNWEEVVIIISIFIIGFCATYAKLYPTMKAYEYGFRVFTLTYCFIMVSGYRTREFIETAITRFLLIALGAGVCLLVNICIYPIWAGEDLHNLVAKNFMGVANSLEGCVNGYLNCVEYERVPSKILTYQASDDPLYAGYRSAVESTSKEEALVSFAIWEPPHGPYKMLKYPWKNYIKLSGALRHCAFMVMALHGCILSEIQASAERRQVFRNELQRLGNEGAKVLRELGSKVKRLEKLGPVDILYEVHEAAEALQKKVDQKSYLLVNSENWEIGKRPKEVIDQQEILNMENEENKFLEFKSLSEAVLDLRSLPGARGWDFQIPDMGGYSPLPDGVLPEKPANSQVPRSSFLSSDAKAEPKEEESKTYENASALSLATFTSLLIEFVARLQNIVDSFEELSEKANFKDPADQTAVPTAVEYVGFGTRLRRWLKL